The Mycolicibacterium smegmatis genome has a window encoding:
- the trpB gene encoding tryptophan synthase subunit beta has translation MAYHAGPDLPRSSAGVAEPTSHDPDARGHFGPYGGRLVPEALMAVIEEVTAAYEKCRGDQTFLDELDRLQRHYSGRPSPLYEATRLSEHAGGARIFLKREDLNHTGSHKINNVLGQALLARQMGKTRVIAETGAGQHGVATATACALLGLECVIYMGAVDTARQALNVARMRLLGATVVSVEAGSKTLKDAINEAFRDWVTNADETYYCFGTAAGPHPFPLMVRDFQRIIGLEARVQVQDQAGRLPDAVTACVGGGSNAIGIFHAFIDDPGVRLIGFEAAGDGVETGRHAATFTGGSPGAFQGSFSYLLQDEDGQTIESHSISAGLDYPGVGPEHALLKDIGRAEYRPITDTEAMDAFRLLCRTEGIIPAIESAHAVAGALKLGPELGAGSVIVVNLSGRGDKDVETAAKWFGLLDEGQGEGEAR, from the coding sequence ATGGCGTATCACGCCGGCCCGGACCTGCCGCGTTCCAGCGCGGGGGTGGCCGAACCCACGTCCCACGACCCCGACGCGCGCGGGCACTTCGGTCCGTACGGCGGCCGCCTCGTCCCCGAGGCGCTGATGGCGGTGATCGAAGAGGTCACCGCCGCCTACGAGAAGTGCCGCGGCGACCAGACGTTCCTCGACGAACTCGACCGCCTGCAGCGTCACTACAGCGGCAGGCCGTCGCCGCTGTACGAGGCGACGCGGTTGTCCGAGCACGCCGGCGGCGCGCGCATCTTCCTCAAGCGGGAAGACTTGAACCACACCGGATCTCACAAGATCAACAACGTGCTGGGGCAGGCCCTGCTGGCGCGTCAGATGGGCAAGACGCGCGTCATCGCCGAGACCGGCGCCGGTCAGCACGGCGTGGCCACCGCGACCGCGTGTGCCCTGCTGGGACTCGAGTGCGTCATCTACATGGGCGCGGTCGACACGGCCCGCCAGGCGCTCAACGTCGCCCGCATGCGACTGCTCGGCGCGACCGTGGTGTCGGTCGAGGCCGGTTCCAAGACCCTCAAGGACGCCATCAACGAGGCGTTCCGCGACTGGGTGACCAACGCCGACGAGACGTACTACTGCTTCGGCACCGCCGCGGGCCCGCATCCGTTCCCGCTCATGGTCCGTGACTTCCAGCGGATCATCGGCCTGGAGGCCCGGGTTCAGGTCCAGGACCAGGCCGGGCGGCTGCCCGACGCGGTGACCGCATGCGTCGGCGGCGGCTCGAACGCCATCGGCATCTTCCACGCCTTCATCGACGATCCGGGTGTCCGTCTGATCGGATTCGAGGCCGCAGGCGACGGCGTGGAGACCGGCAGGCACGCCGCGACCTTCACCGGTGGTTCGCCCGGCGCGTTCCAGGGGTCGTTCTCCTACCTGTTGCAGGACGAGGACGGGCAGACCATCGAGTCCCATTCGATCTCGGCGGGTCTGGACTACCCGGGCGTCGGACCCGAGCACGCCCTGCTCAAGGACATCGGGCGCGCCGAATACCGGCCCATCACCGACACCGAGGCCATGGACGCCTTCCGCCTGCTGTGCCGCACCGAGGGGATCATCCCGGCGATCGAATCCGCGCACGCCGTGGCGGGTGCGCTCAAGCTGGGCCCCGAACTCGGCGCGGGATCGGTCATCGTGGTGAACCTGTCCGGACGTGGTGACAAGGACGTCGAGACCGCGGCCAAGTGGTTCGGCCTGCTCGACGAAGGACAGGGCGAAGGAGAAGCCCGATGA
- the trpA gene encoding tryptophan synthase subunit alpha, with amino-acid sequence MSRLGAMFDSCRAEDRAALIGYLPTGFPDVPTSIAAMTALVESGCDLVEVGVPYSDPGMDGPTIAAATETALAGGVKVRDTLTAVEAISNAGGRAVVMTYWNPVLRKGVDAFARDLANAGGYGLITPDLIPEEADEWMAASEANDLDRIFLVAPSSTHERLAKTIEVSRGFVYAASTMGVTGARDAVSSSAPELVRRIREVSDIPVGVGLGVRSGEQAAQIGSYSDGVIVGSALVAALQDGVDAVSRLTEELAGGVRRRVSA; translated from the coding sequence ATGAGCCGACTGGGCGCAATGTTCGACAGCTGCCGCGCCGAAGACCGCGCCGCGCTGATCGGTTACCTGCCGACCGGGTTCCCCGATGTGCCGACCTCGATCGCCGCGATGACCGCACTGGTCGAATCCGGTTGCGATCTGGTCGAAGTCGGCGTCCCGTACTCCGATCCCGGCATGGACGGCCCGACGATCGCCGCGGCGACCGAGACGGCGCTCGCCGGCGGGGTCAAGGTGCGTGACACCCTGACCGCAGTCGAGGCCATCAGCAACGCTGGCGGCCGCGCCGTGGTGATGACGTACTGGAATCCGGTGCTGCGCAAGGGTGTCGACGCCTTTGCGCGTGACCTGGCCAATGCGGGCGGCTACGGTCTGATCACCCCGGACCTGATCCCCGAGGAAGCCGACGAGTGGATGGCGGCTTCCGAGGCGAACGACCTCGACCGCATCTTCCTGGTCGCCCCGTCGTCGACGCACGAACGCCTCGCCAAGACCATCGAGGTGAGCCGCGGATTCGTCTACGCCGCCTCGACCATGGGTGTGACCGGCGCCCGCGACGCGGTGTCGTCGTCGGCCCCCGAACTGGTGCGGCGCATCCGCGAGGTGTCCGACATCCCGGTCGGGGTCGGCCTCGGCGTGCGTTCAGGTGAGCAGGCCGCCCAGATCGGGTCGTACAGTGACGGCGTGATCGTGGGCTCGGCATTGGTCGCCGCACTGCAGGACGGTGTGGATGCGGTGAGCCGCCTGACCGAAGAACTCGCCGGTGGTGTTCGGCGGAGGGTGTCAGCTTGA
- the lgt gene encoding prolipoprotein diacylglyceryl transferase — protein MTTTVLAYLPSPSQGVWHLGPVPIRAYALCIIVGIVAALVIGDRRWQARGGEPGVIYDIALWAVPFGLAGGRIYHVITDWKTYFGPTGKGFGAALQIWEGGLGIWGAVAFGAVGAWIACRLRGIPLPAFGDAIAPGIILAQGIGRLGNYFNQELYGRPTDVPWGLEIYERLNKFGQSDQLNGVSTGQVTAVVHPTFLYELIWNIAVFGFLIWVDRKFRIGHGRLFALYVASYCVGRFWVELMRSDTATEFAGIRVNTFTSTFVFIGAVVYIMLAPKGREEPESLRGKAADETEEGDEESLVDEAGKELVAAAAGTGVVAAATAAAREDTDDTDGTTDPAAASDEPGDEAEPETEAATAVLTADGAEAMSVDEQPDDDEAVDEGAGQEAEEPADELVELADEPEGEPEPAAAEEAEPAETIEPDEDEIFDAELAEALAEAAEDFAVVPESAGSDEAEVAAAESAADAEDGPSDAESAEVPAEAAADDAVVSEPAGTVDETEVAEEAAAEAADLEFESYDAELAEALAEAAEDMAVVVDPAETAESDEAREPVETDATESEEPSEPEEPEALDENADETRAEPAAPAAVATAPVEPEKGRLRRWLRRNR, from the coding sequence TTGACCACAACCGTGCTCGCATACCTGCCCAGCCCCTCTCAGGGCGTCTGGCATCTGGGCCCGGTACCGATCCGCGCGTACGCGCTCTGCATCATCGTCGGCATCGTCGCCGCGCTGGTCATCGGTGACCGTCGTTGGCAGGCCCGGGGTGGCGAGCCCGGCGTCATCTACGACATCGCGCTGTGGGCCGTGCCGTTCGGCCTGGCCGGTGGCCGGATCTACCACGTCATCACCGACTGGAAGACCTACTTCGGGCCCACCGGAAAAGGTTTCGGCGCGGCTCTGCAGATCTGGGAGGGCGGCCTCGGGATCTGGGGCGCGGTGGCGTTCGGTGCGGTGGGCGCGTGGATCGCCTGCCGCCTGCGCGGAATTCCCCTGCCCGCGTTCGGCGATGCGATCGCGCCGGGCATCATCCTGGCGCAGGGCATCGGCCGGCTGGGCAACTACTTCAACCAGGAGCTTTACGGCCGGCCCACCGACGTGCCGTGGGGTCTGGAGATCTACGAACGGCTCAACAAGTTCGGGCAGTCCGATCAGCTCAACGGGGTGTCCACAGGCCAGGTCACGGCCGTGGTCCACCCCACGTTCCTGTACGAGTTGATCTGGAACATCGCGGTTTTCGGCTTCCTCATCTGGGTCGACCGCAAGTTCCGCATCGGTCATGGACGGCTGTTCGCCCTCTACGTGGCGTCGTACTGCGTGGGCCGGTTCTGGGTCGAGTTGATGCGCAGCGACACCGCGACCGAGTTCGCCGGCATCCGCGTCAACACCTTCACCTCGACGTTCGTGTTCATCGGCGCCGTCGTCTACATCATGCTCGCACCCAAGGGCCGCGAGGAACCGGAATCGTTGCGTGGCAAGGCCGCCGACGAGACCGAAGAGGGCGACGAGGAGTCCCTGGTCGACGAGGCAGGCAAAGAACTGGTGGCGGCCGCCGCCGGAACCGGGGTGGTGGCTGCCGCCACGGCCGCGGCACGTGAGGACACCGACGACACCGACGGGACCACCGACCCCGCCGCGGCGTCCGACGAACCCGGCGACGAGGCCGAACCCGAAACCGAAGCGGCCACCGCGGTACTCACCGCGGATGGCGCCGAGGCCATGTCGGTCGACGAACAGCCCGACGATGACGAGGCCGTCGACGAAGGAGCCGGTCAGGAAGCCGAAGAACCGGCCGACGAGCTCGTCGAACTCGCCGACGAACCGGAAGGTGAGCCCGAACCCGCCGCCGCCGAGGAAGCCGAGCCGGCCGAGACCATCGAGCCCGACGAGGACGAGATTTTCGACGCCGAATTGGCTGAGGCGCTGGCGGAGGCTGCCGAGGACTTCGCCGTGGTGCCCGAGTCCGCCGGGTCCGACGAAGCCGAGGTGGCTGCGGCGGAATCGGCGGCGGACGCCGAGGACGGGCCTTCCGATGCCGAGTCGGCCGAGGTGCCGGCGGAGGCCGCGGCCGACGATGCCGTGGTGTCCGAGCCCGCCGGAACAGTCGACGAAACCGAGGTCGCCGAAGAGGCTGCCGCCGAAGCGGCGGACCTCGAGTTCGAGTCCTACGACGCCGAGTTGGCCGAAGCGCTCGCGGAGGCTGCGGAGGACATGGCCGTGGTCGTCGACCCGGCCGAGACAGCCGAGTCCGACGAAGCCCGTGAGCCCGTCGAGACCGATGCCACGGAGTCCGAGGAACCGAGCGAACCCGAAGAGCCGGAAGCCCTAGACGAGAACGCCGACGAGACACGCGCAGAACCCGCTGCGCCCGCTGCGGTGGCAACTGCGCCGGTCGAGCCGGAAAAGGGGCGCCTGCGCCGGTGGTTGCGGCGCAACCGCTAG
- a CDS encoding TM2 domain-containing protein: protein MTDSPSSGGSYDAGSPPPYPPPAGYPPPPPGYPPVYGDPTAPYGRHPVTGEPFSDKSKIVAGLLQLIGLVGFVGFGRIYLGQTGLGIAQLIVGLVTCGIGAFIWGIVDAILILTDKVRDPYGRPLRDGT from the coding sequence ATGACTGACTCACCGTCGTCCGGGGGCTCCTACGACGCGGGATCGCCTCCGCCCTACCCACCGCCCGCGGGCTATCCGCCGCCTCCTCCTGGCTATCCGCCGGTGTACGGCGACCCGACCGCGCCGTACGGCAGGCACCCCGTCACCGGTGAGCCGTTCTCGGACAAGTCCAAGATCGTCGCGGGCCTGTTGCAGTTGATCGGCCTGGTCGGTTTCGTCGGGTTCGGGCGGATCTATCTGGGGCAGACCGGGCTCGGCATCGCGCAGCTGATCGTGGGCCTGGTGACGTGTGGCATCGGTGCCTTCATCTGGGGCATCGTCGATGCGATCCTCATCCTCACCGACAAGGTGCGCGACCCGTACGGCCGCCCGCTGCGCGATGGAACCTAG
- a CDS encoding DUF2752 domain-containing protein: protein MEPSERIDHLRTRRAALGAGALFAGALAYLGFADPHRPGFLFPPCPFKMLTGWDCPGCGGLRMTHDLLHGDVAAAVVDNVFALVALPVLLAWAIVRRRSGKPVFTVAVVAVILVSAAVWTVTRNLPGFPLVPTMLPS, encoded by the coding sequence ATGGAACCTAGCGAACGGATCGACCACCTTCGCACGCGCCGCGCGGCGCTCGGCGCGGGTGCGCTGTTCGCCGGCGCGCTCGCCTACCTCGGATTCGCCGATCCGCACCGGCCGGGCTTCCTGTTCCCGCCGTGCCCGTTCAAGATGCTCACGGGCTGGGACTGCCCTGGGTGCGGCGGACTGCGCATGACGCACGACCTGCTGCACGGCGACGTGGCGGCCGCGGTCGTCGACAACGTGTTCGCGCTGGTCGCCCTGCCGGTGCTGCTCGCCTGGGCGATCGTGCGGCGACGCTCGGGAAAGCCGGTGTTCACGGTGGCGGTCGTCGCTGTGATCTTGGTGTCGGCCGCCGTGTGGACCGTCACGCGCAATCTGCCCGGGTTCCCGCTGGTGCCGACGATGCTGCCTTCGTAG
- the gltB gene encoding glutamate synthase large subunit — MLYSALPDAQGLYDPQNEADSCGVAMIADIQGRKSHRIVSDGLIALENLEHRGAAGAEASSGDGAGILIQLPVELLREVVDFELPAPTADGDNTFAAGVCFLPQDPVARSAARERIEAIAVEEGLEVLGWRKLPVDPDGAGIGATALGCMPYMAQFFVTAPETGGARPAGIDLDRLVYPVRKRAEREDVYFPTLSSRTMVYKGMLTTMQLPQYFLDLRDERCQSAIAIVHSRFSTNTFPSWPLAHPFRFVAHNGEINTVRGNRNRMHAREAKLASPLIPGDLSRLSPICSPEASDSASFDEVLELLHLGGRSLPHAVLMMIPEAWENATTMGAAERAFWQFHASLMEPWDGPACVTFTDGTVVGAVLDRNGLRPGRWWRTVDDRVILASEAGVLDVPSGEIVAKGRLQPGKMFLIDTAAGRIVPDDEIKAQLSAAEPYEEWLHAGLLDLKTLPERGVAKPNHDSVVRRQIAFGYTEEELRVLLTPMAASGNEPLGSMGTDTPTAVLSSRSRLLYDYFVELFAQVTNPPLDAIREEVVTSMARVMGPEENLLEPTAASCRQIVLRAPVIDNDDLGKIVHINDDGEHPGLRATVLRALYDVERGGEGLAEALDDLRRRASEAIADGKRILVISDRDSDHTRAPIPSLLAVSAVHHHLVRTKERTKVALVVESGDAREVHHIALLIGFGAAAVNPYLAFESIEDLIREGELTGIEPAAAVRNYIKALCKGVVKVMSKMGISTVASYTAAQVFEAIGLDRGVIDEYFTGTTSQLGGVGLDVLADEVKMRHRRAYPENPTERVHRRLEVGGEYAFRREGELHLFTPEVVFLLQHSTRTGRRDIFAKYSEEVDRLSRKGGTLRGLFELKTGVRPPVPLEEVEPVESIVTRFNTGAMSYGSISAEAHETMAIAMNKLGGRSNSGEGGEDVDRLYDPRRRSAVKQVASGRFGVTSDYLVNATDIQIKMAQGAKPGEGGQLPGYKVYPNIAKTRHSTPGVGLISPPPHHDIYSIEDLAQLIHDLKNANSDARIHVKLVSSVGVGTVAAGVSKAHADVVLISGHDGGTGAAPLTSLKHAGAPWEIGLADTQQTLVLNGLRDRITVQCDGGLRTARDVVVAMLLGAEEYGFATAPLVVSGCIMMRVCHLDTCPVGVATQNPELRARFNGKPEFVENFFTFIAEDIRRYLAELGFRSIDEAVGHAELLDTAEGVAHWKTRGLDLDPIFAVPTDAHGAKLTQRRKLREQDHGLDQALDRTLIQLAEGALEDAHAVRLELPVRNVNRTVGTLLGSEVTRRYGAAGLPDDTIHVTLTGSAGQSIGAFLPPGITLELVGDANDYVGKGLSGGRVVVRPPDDVLFLPEDNVIAGNTLMYGATSGEVYLRGRVGERFCARNSGALAVVEGVGDHACEYMTGGRVVILGKTGRNMAAGMSGGIAFVLGLDPARVNTEMVQLQRLDPEDLEWLHHVVTHHVRYTGSTLGTSLLSDWPRRSAQFTKIMPTDYQRVLQATRMAKAEGRDVDSAIMEASRG, encoded by the coding sequence GTGCTCTACTCGGCGTTGCCAGACGCTCAGGGTCTATATGACCCGCAAAATGAGGCCGATTCGTGCGGTGTCGCGATGATCGCCGACATCCAGGGGCGCAAGTCGCACCGAATCGTCTCCGACGGCCTGATCGCACTGGAGAACCTCGAACATCGCGGCGCGGCCGGTGCGGAGGCCTCCAGCGGCGACGGCGCGGGCATCCTGATCCAGCTCCCCGTCGAATTGCTCCGCGAGGTGGTCGATTTCGAGCTGCCCGCTCCCACAGCCGATGGTGACAACACCTTCGCTGCCGGTGTGTGCTTCCTGCCGCAGGATCCCGTGGCGCGGTCGGCCGCGCGTGAGCGCATCGAGGCGATCGCCGTCGAAGAAGGTCTTGAGGTGCTCGGGTGGCGCAAGCTGCCGGTCGACCCCGACGGCGCAGGCATCGGTGCGACGGCACTGGGCTGCATGCCGTACATGGCGCAGTTCTTCGTGACGGCTCCGGAGACCGGGGGAGCGCGGCCCGCCGGCATCGACCTGGACCGGCTGGTCTATCCGGTGCGCAAGCGGGCCGAACGCGAGGACGTGTACTTCCCCACACTGTCCAGCCGCACCATGGTCTACAAGGGCATGTTGACGACGATGCAGCTGCCCCAGTACTTCCTGGATCTGCGTGACGAGCGGTGCCAGAGCGCGATCGCCATCGTGCACTCCCGCTTCTCCACCAACACCTTCCCGTCGTGGCCGCTGGCGCACCCCTTCCGGTTCGTCGCCCACAACGGCGAGATCAACACCGTGCGCGGCAACCGCAACCGGATGCATGCGCGTGAGGCCAAGCTGGCCAGCCCGCTGATCCCCGGCGATCTGAGCCGCCTGTCACCCATCTGTTCACCCGAGGCCTCCGACTCGGCGTCGTTCGACGAGGTGCTGGAGTTGCTGCACCTCGGTGGGCGCAGCCTCCCGCACGCGGTGTTGATGATGATCCCCGAGGCGTGGGAGAACGCGACCACGATGGGCGCCGCCGAGCGCGCGTTCTGGCAGTTCCACGCCTCGCTCATGGAACCGTGGGACGGCCCGGCGTGTGTGACGTTCACCGACGGCACCGTCGTCGGTGCGGTCCTCGACCGCAACGGTCTGCGCCCCGGACGCTGGTGGCGCACCGTCGACGACAGGGTCATCCTGGCCAGCGAGGCCGGCGTGCTCGACGTGCCGTCGGGCGAGATCGTCGCGAAGGGCCGGCTGCAGCCGGGCAAGATGTTCCTGATCGACACCGCGGCCGGCCGCATCGTGCCGGACGACGAGATCAAGGCCCAGCTGTCGGCCGCCGAACCGTACGAGGAATGGCTGCACGCGGGTCTGCTGGACCTCAAGACCCTGCCGGAGCGCGGGGTCGCAAAACCCAACCACGACTCGGTGGTGCGGCGCCAGATCGCCTTCGGCTACACCGAGGAGGAACTGCGCGTCCTGCTCACCCCGATGGCCGCGTCGGGCAACGAGCCGCTCGGCTCGATGGGCACCGACACCCCCACCGCGGTGCTGTCGTCACGCTCACGGCTGCTCTACGACTACTTCGTCGAACTGTTCGCGCAGGTGACCAACCCGCCGCTGGACGCGATCCGTGAAGAGGTCGTCACCTCGATGGCCCGCGTCATGGGGCCCGAGGAGAACCTGCTGGAGCCGACGGCGGCCTCGTGCCGCCAGATCGTGCTGCGCGCACCGGTGATCGACAACGACGACCTGGGCAAGATCGTCCACATCAACGACGACGGCGAGCATCCCGGGCTTCGCGCCACGGTGCTGCGCGCGCTGTACGACGTCGAACGCGGCGGTGAGGGGCTCGCCGAGGCGCTCGACGACCTGCGGCGTCGGGCCAGTGAGGCGATCGCCGACGGCAAGCGGATCCTGGTGATCTCCGATCGCGACTCCGACCACACCCGCGCACCCATCCCGTCGCTGCTCGCGGTGTCGGCGGTGCACCACCACCTGGTGCGCACCAAGGAACGCACCAAGGTGGCGCTCGTGGTGGAGAGCGGCGACGCCCGCGAGGTCCACCACATCGCGTTGCTCATCGGTTTCGGTGCGGCCGCGGTGAACCCGTACCTGGCATTCGAGTCGATCGAGGACCTCATCCGCGAGGGCGAGCTCACCGGCATCGAACCGGCCGCCGCGGTGCGCAACTACATCAAGGCGCTGTGCAAGGGCGTGGTCAAGGTGATGAGCAAGATGGGCATCTCCACGGTCGCGTCCTACACCGCCGCGCAGGTTTTCGAGGCGATCGGCCTGGACCGCGGTGTGATCGACGAGTACTTCACCGGCACCACCAGCCAGCTCGGCGGTGTCGGGCTCGACGTGCTCGCCGACGAGGTCAAGATGCGGCATCGCCGTGCCTACCCCGAGAACCCCACCGAACGGGTGCACCGCAGGCTCGAGGTGGGCGGTGAGTACGCGTTCCGTCGTGAGGGCGAGCTTCACCTGTTCACCCCGGAAGTGGTGTTCCTGCTTCAGCATTCGACGCGCACCGGCCGGCGTGACATCTTCGCGAAGTACTCCGAGGAGGTCGACCGGCTGTCCCGCAAGGGCGGCACGCTGCGCGGGCTGTTCGAGTTGAAGACGGGCGTGCGCCCCCCGGTTCCGCTCGAAGAGGTCGAGCCGGTCGAGTCGATCGTCACCCGGTTCAACACCGGCGCCATGAGCTACGGGTCGATCTCGGCCGAGGCCCACGAGACCATGGCGATCGCGATGAACAAGCTGGGTGGGCGGTCCAACAGCGGCGAGGGCGGCGAAGACGTCGACCGCCTCTACGATCCGCGCAGGCGCAGCGCGGTCAAGCAGGTCGCGTCGGGACGTTTCGGTGTCACCAGCGACTATCTGGTGAATGCCACCGACATCCAGATCAAGATGGCTCAAGGCGCGAAACCCGGTGAGGGCGGTCAGCTTCCGGGCTACAAGGTGTATCCCAACATCGCCAAGACCCGCCATTCCACTCCGGGTGTCGGGCTGATCTCGCCGCCGCCGCACCACGACATCTACTCCATCGAGGATCTCGCTCAGCTGATCCACGACCTGAAGAACGCCAACTCCGACGCCCGCATCCACGTCAAGCTCGTCAGCAGCGTCGGGGTGGGCACGGTCGCGGCCGGTGTGTCGAAGGCGCACGCGGACGTGGTGCTGATCTCCGGGCACGACGGCGGCACCGGCGCGGCGCCGTTGACCTCGCTCAAGCACGCGGGCGCGCCATGGGAGATCGGCCTGGCCGACACCCAGCAGACGTTGGTGCTCAACGGTTTGCGGGACCGCATCACCGTGCAGTGCGACGGTGGTCTGCGCACCGCGCGTGACGTCGTCGTCGCCATGCTCCTTGGGGCCGAGGAATACGGCTTCGCGACAGCGCCCCTGGTGGTCTCGGGCTGCATCATGATGCGGGTGTGTCATCTCGACACCTGCCCGGTCGGTGTCGCGACGCAGAACCCCGAGCTGCGGGCCCGCTTCAACGGCAAACCCGAATTCGTGGAGAACTTCTTCACGTTCATCGCCGAGGACATCCGCAGGTACCTGGCCGAACTGGGTTTCCGCAGCATCGACGAGGCCGTCGGGCACGCCGAACTGCTCGACACCGCAGAAGGTGTGGCGCACTGGAAGACTCGTGGCCTGGATCTGGACCCCATTTTCGCGGTGCCCACCGACGCCCATGGCGCCAAGCTCACGCAGCGCCGCAAACTGCGCGAACAGGACCACGGACTCGATCAGGCCCTGGACCGCACCCTCATCCAGCTGGCCGAAGGGGCGCTGGAAGACGCCCATGCGGTGCGGCTGGAACTGCCGGTGCGCAACGTCAACCGCACCGTCGGCACCCTGCTGGGGTCGGAGGTGACGCGCCGCTACGGCGCCGCGGGGCTGCCCGACGACACGATCCACGTCACGCTGACCGGATCGGCCGGTCAGTCGATCGGTGCGTTCCTGCCGCCGGGCATCACGCTCGAGCTGGTCGGTGACGCCAACGACTATGTCGGCAAGGGACTTTCCGGCGGACGTGTGGTCGTGCGGCCACCGGACGACGTGCTGTTCCTGCCGGAGGACAACGTCATAGCAGGCAACACCCTGATGTACGGCGCCACCTCGGGTGAGGTGTACCTGCGCGGACGGGTCGGGGAACGCTTCTGCGCCCGCAACTCCGGGGCTCTCGCGGTCGTCGAGGGCGTCGGCGATCACGCCTGCGAGTACATGACCGGCGGCCGGGTGGTCATCCTCGGCAAGACGGGGCGCAACATGGCGGCAGGCATGTCCGGCGGCATCGCCTTCGTGCTGGGGCTGGACCCGGCGAGGGTGAACACCGAGATGGTGCAGCTGCAGCGGCTCGATCCCGAGGACCTGGAGTGGTTGCACCACGTGGTCACCCACCACGTGCGCTACACCGGGAGCACGCTGGGCACCTCGCTGTTGTCCGACTGGCCAAGGCGCAGTGCCCAATTCACCAAGATAATGCCCACCGACTATCAGCGCGTCCTGCAGGCGACCCGCATGGCCAAGGCCGAGGGCCGGGACGTCGACAGCGCGATCATGGAGGCCAGCCGTGGCTGA
- a CDS encoding glutamate synthase subunit beta, translating to MADPTGFLRVPKIEAAKRPVDERVGDWREVYERQDPHERAGEVSQQARRCMDCGIPFCHSGTAGCPLGNLIPEWNDLVRRGRWDAASDRLHATNNFPEFTGRLCPAPCEAACVLSISEEHTGGSVTIKRIEQSIADQAWMDGTVEPQPAQISTGKSVAVVGSGPAGLAAAQQLTRAGHEVTVYERDDRLGGLLRYGIPEYKLEKATLNQRLAQMRAEGTRFVTECEVGVDVSVEQLRNRHQAVVLAVGALRGRDNDVPGRELAGVHLAMEHLVPANRECEGDGPSPISAAGKHVVIIGGGDTGADCLGTAHRQGAASVTQLDYNPEPPERRDDTLSPWPTWPLVLRTSPAHAEGGARRFEVAVQRFVGDDNGHVRAVEIAEVRVIRDAEGRRQITPVGEPLEIPCDLALLAIGFEGVEHMPLLDDLHVELNKRGAIPCGSDWQTDAPGVFVCGDAHRGASLVVWAIAEGRSAAHAVDAYLMGESDLPSPVRPGTLPLAVV from the coding sequence GTGGCTGATCCCACCGGATTCCTACGTGTACCGAAGATCGAGGCCGCCAAGCGGCCCGTCGACGAACGTGTCGGCGACTGGCGTGAGGTGTACGAACGCCAGGACCCGCACGAGCGTGCGGGCGAGGTGTCGCAGCAGGCACGCCGCTGCATGGACTGCGGTATCCCGTTCTGTCACTCCGGAACTGCCGGGTGCCCGCTGGGCAACCTGATCCCGGAGTGGAACGACCTGGTGCGCCGCGGGCGCTGGGACGCCGCGAGCGACCGGTTGCACGCGACCAACAACTTCCCGGAGTTCACCGGACGGTTGTGCCCCGCGCCGTGTGAGGCGGCGTGCGTGCTGTCGATCTCCGAGGAGCACACCGGAGGCAGCGTCACCATCAAACGCATCGAGCAGTCCATCGCCGACCAGGCGTGGATGGACGGCACGGTCGAACCGCAGCCGGCCCAGATCTCGACGGGCAAGAGCGTCGCGGTGGTCGGTTCGGGGCCTGCGGGACTCGCTGCGGCACAACAGCTCACACGCGCCGGGCACGAGGTGACGGTCTACGAGCGCGACGACCGGCTCGGCGGACTGCTGCGCTACGGCATCCCCGAGTACAAGCTGGAGAAGGCGACGCTGAACCAGCGGCTGGCGCAGATGCGCGCCGAGGGCACCCGGTTCGTCACCGAGTGCGAGGTCGGCGTCGACGTGTCGGTCGAGCAGTTGCGTAACCGGCACCAGGCCGTGGTGCTCGCCGTCGGCGCGCTGCGCGGCCGCGACAACGACGTGCCCGGGCGCGAACTGGCCGGGGTGCACCTGGCGATGGAGCATCTCGTGCCGGCCAACCGCGAGTGCGAGGGCGACGGCCCGTCGCCGATCTCGGCGGCAGGCAAGCACGTCGTCATCATCGGTGGCGGTGACACCGGCGCGGACTGCCTGGGCACCGCGCACCGTCAGGGCGCGGCGTCGGTGACGCAGCTCGACTACAACCCCGAGCCCCCCGAGCGGCGCGACGACACCCTGTCCCCGTGGCCGACGTGGCCGCTGGTGCTGCGCACCTCGCCCGCGCACGCCGAGGGTGGAGCACGGCGCTTCGAGGTGGCCGTCCAGCGCTTCGTGGGTGACGACAACGGCCATGTGCGTGCCGTCGAGATCGCCGAGGTGCGGGTCATCAGGGACGCCGAGGGACGTAGGCAGATCACGCCTGTGGGGGAGCCGCTGGAGATTCCCTGCGACCTGGCGCTGCTGGCGATCGGTTTCGAGGGTGTCGAGCACATGCCTCTGCTGGACGACCTCCACGTCGAGCTCAACAAGCGGGGCGCCATTCCGTGTGGCTCGGACTGGCAGACCGACGCGCCTGGGGTGTTCGTGTGCGGTGACGCGCACCGCGGGGCCTCCCTGGTGGTGTGGGCCATCGCCGAGGGTCGCAGCGCCGCACACGCCGTGGACGCCTACCTGATGGGCGAGTCGGATCTCCCGTCCCCGGTGCGTCCGGGCACGCTGCCCCTGGCCGTCGTCTGA